The genomic interval CTTCAATTCTGCAGGAAAATCCCCGACGTCTGTTACGAGAAGATGGTTGGGGACGATCTTCTCAGTCATGCGAAACCAGAACTCGGAGAGCTGATTCAGGACCCTCCCCTTGTCGGGGATCAGATCTGGAAGCACATAGTCGAATGCGGAGAGCCTGTCCGTGGAGATGATGAGAAGGGAATCCCCGAGGTCATAGATATCCCGCACCTTCCCTCTGCTGTATAACTTTAGATCTTCCAATTCCGTTCTTTGAACAGTCATCTTTTGCTCAACCGTTATTTTTCTTCAACCGTAGAAAAGAGATAAATGCTACCACAAAATCGATGATTTTGCTTTGAAGAAACTTCAGTTATGGTGATAAGAAGCGTCGCTTTGTTCCCAATCACACATCGATATCAGGACAGTCCCATAATGCGTCCTTCCAAGAGGTCTACCCTTTCTGCCTTAGGAGAAGCGGGGAGCCCAGGCATTCTGATTATGTCTCCAATGAGGGGAACTATGTAGCCTGCTCCGCCGGCCAGAATGATCTGGCGGACCGTGATCTCAAAA from Acidobacteriota bacterium carries:
- a CDS encoding formate--tetrahydrofolate ligase encodes the protein MTVRQIILAGGAGYIVPLIGDIIRMPGLPASPKAERVDLLEGRIMGLS